A single genomic interval of Terriglobus albidus harbors:
- the rbfA gene encoding 30S ribosome-binding factor RbfA has product MPEQRAKAHHRNRVIGTLRDEIAIMIEGELSDPRIGLCHVTEVVLAPGGKSARVFISVEGDEDTELSTREGLMAARTYIRSEVRDRMGVRQIPELTFVIDRSEKLTARVDELLTRTRKRERKAGQ; this is encoded by the coding sequence ATGCCTGAGCAGCGAGCCAAAGCCCATCACCGCAACCGAGTCATCGGTACACTTCGCGACGAGATCGCCATCATGATTGAAGGCGAACTCTCCGACCCACGTATCGGTCTCTGTCACGTCACCGAGGTCGTCCTTGCCCCCGGCGGCAAGTCGGCCCGTGTCTTCATCTCCGTCGAAGGCGATGAAGACACGGAACTTTCCACCCGTGAAGGCCTGATGGCCGCACGGACGTACATCCGTTCCGAGGTACGCGACCGGATGGGCGTACGCCAGATTCCCGAACTCACCTTCGTTATTGACCGCTCCGAAAAGCTCACTGCACGGGTCGATGAGCTGCTCACGCGCACCAGGAAACGTGAGCGAAAGGCGGGTCAGTGA
- a CDS encoding DHH family phosphoesterase, whose protein sequence is MTYFAATSELLNHIRSRQHFLITSHARPDGDAIGSLLATAMLLDQLGKTCDLVVADPVPAIYLNMPQVDRIRVTTSVEGHYDAVILLECDSVERSHIRGTDEIFLINIDHHSSGREFADFNWIDPHACAVAAMIYHLALAAGATITPEMATCLYAAVLTDTGSFTFAGTNADTFALARDLVLAGANAAWIAREVYFTNPAPRIRILGAALSKLHIEDKLAWAWITLEDMLESSAQEEDCEGVVNYLISIAGVDCAVFLRELPQTTANGGPQFRLSIRSKGQANVARVAEHFGGGGHLTASGCTVDGDLETVIDLVVKRLQAELC, encoded by the coding sequence GTGACCTATTTTGCCGCCACTTCTGAGCTGTTAAATCACATCCGCAGTCGGCAGCATTTCCTGATCACCTCGCACGCACGCCCCGACGGCGACGCCATCGGTTCTCTGTTGGCCACGGCAATGCTGCTGGACCAGCTTGGCAAGACCTGTGACCTGGTCGTCGCGGACCCCGTGCCCGCGATCTACCTGAACATGCCGCAGGTGGACCGCATCCGCGTCACCACCTCGGTCGAAGGCCATTACGACGCCGTTATCCTGCTGGAATGCGACTCGGTGGAGCGCTCGCACATCCGCGGCACCGATGAGATCTTTCTTATCAACATCGATCATCACTCCAGCGGACGCGAGTTTGCCGACTTCAACTGGATTGATCCGCACGCATGTGCGGTGGCGGCAATGATCTACCATCTGGCGCTGGCAGCAGGAGCGACCATCACTCCTGAGATGGCGACTTGCCTGTATGCCGCTGTGCTTACCGACACCGGCTCCTTTACCTTCGCAGGCACCAATGCCGACACCTTTGCCCTGGCGCGTGACCTGGTGCTTGCCGGGGCCAATGCCGCGTGGATCGCTCGCGAGGTCTACTTCACGAATCCGGCGCCCCGCATCCGCATCCTTGGAGCAGCCCTTTCCAAGCTTCACATTGAGGACAAGCTTGCCTGGGCGTGGATCACCCTGGAAGACATGCTGGAGAGCTCAGCCCAGGAAGAGGATTGCGAAGGCGTGGTGAACTACCTCATTTCCATTGCCGGCGTCGACTGCGCCGTTTTCCTGCGGGAATTGCCACAGACCACGGCTAACGGCGGTCCACAGTTCCGGCTCAGTATCCGGAGCAAAGGGCAAGCCAATGTAGCCCGGGTGGCTGAGCACTTCGGCGGCGGCGGGCACCTGACCGCCAGCGGCTGCACAGTCGACGGCGACCTCGAAACGGTCATTGATCTGGTCGTCAAACGACTTCAAGCCGAACTCTGTTAG